Proteins encoded within one genomic window of Vulgatibacter sp.:
- the cglF gene encoding adventurous gliding motility protein CglF translates to MTSSAAIARLVAVVGLLLAASPALAAEQNVEYAKETVIDFEDDTIQGDLTRPDGEHVDARQKVRHTNLIKVRESFRDEVLESVGEL, encoded by the coding sequence ATGACTTCTAGTGCAGCGATTGCACGTCTGGTGGCGGTTGTAGGGCTTCTGCTCGCAGCGTCGCCCGCCCTCGCGGCGGAGCAGAACGTCGAGTACGCCAAGGAGACCGTCATCGACTTCGAGGACGACACGATCCAGGGCGATCTCACCAGGCCCGACGGTGAGCACGTGGATGCACGGCAGAAGGTGCGCCACACCAACCTGATCAAGGTTCGCGAGAGTTTCCGGGACGAGGTTCTCGAATCGGTGGGCGAGCTCTGA